The genomic segment GATTCACTGGGAAAAAGTAGTCATCCACTAAACCAGAAACAACTGCTACTTGCTGCGCGTCTTTTTGACCAAAATAGGCATTGTCTGGACTTACTAAATGAAACAGCTTTGTTAGTACTGTTACAACTCCATCAAAATGGCCTTCGCGGTCCGCACCATCAAGCACTGAAACACGCTTCTCAACATGTAATTTAGTGGCAAGTTCTGCTGGATACATCTCTTCTACGGTTGGAATAAACAAAATATCCACGCCACCAGCTTCGGCAAATTTGGCATCATGAGCTTCATCGCGAGGATAGGCATCAAAGTCTTCATTTGGTCCGAACTGGGTTGGGTTCACAAAAACGCTCATAACAACGCAATCATTTTCTTTTCTAGCGTGGCTTACAAGTGTCATATGCCCTTCATGCAAAAACCCCATCGTTGGGACAAACCCAATTGTTTTATTAGATTTTTTTTGTTCGGTAATCGCATCTATTAATGTTTGTCTATTTCGGATAATTTGCATGAGCTTATTCCTTTCCGTATAGGCCTTTTAAATCTTCTTCAGCCATTGTGAAGCTATGTTTTACTTCAGGAAATGTTTTTTCTTTGACTTCTTTTACGTAACTTGATAGGGCAGGTTCAATTGTTTCATCAATATCTGCATAAGCTTTTACGAATTTTGCTCGGCGATTTATACCGTAACCAATAATATCGTGATAAACCAAAACTTGTCCATCTGTATCGACACCAGCTCCAATACCAATTGTAGGAATCGAAAGGGCTTTAGTGACTCTTTTTGCAAGTTGACGAGGAATCGCTTCTAGGACAAGTGCAATCGCTCCTGCCGCTTCAACTGCAAGTGCATTTTCGACTAGCTCTTGCGCTTCTTCTGCTGATTTGGCACGCACTTTGTAACTACCGGTTAGGCCAACACTTTGTGGAGTTAGGCCAAGATGGGCGACAACCGGAGCACCAGCTTCTGTTAACCGAGCAATTTTGTTTACGACTTCTTTTGCGCCTTCTAATTTTACAGCATGGGCGCCGCTTTCTTGAATAATTCTCCGAGCATGCTGAATTGTTTCGTCTACTGAACCGTGATAAGTCATAAATGGCATATCCGTTACAACGAATGTATTTGGGGCACCTCGTTTTACTGCTTTGGTGTGATGAATCATGTCATCTACTGTAACCGGAACTGTGGAATCATAGCCTAAAACTACCATTCCAAGCGAATCACCAACTAAAATCATGTCTGCTTCTGCTTGTTCTACATTCTTAGCAGAAGGATAATCGTAGGCGGTAATCATCGTTATCTTTTCTCCGTTTTCTTTCATGGCAAAAAAATCTACTGGTCTTTTCATTTTCTTAGCTCCTTTTCGTCCCTGTTAAATTACTTAATCAAGGCAAAAAACGTATTTTTTGTAAGTAGCTTTAGTATGATCCATTATCGGTATCATCCATTCATTGCTACCATATGTATAATAACATAAATACATGCTTACTTAAAGTATGTAAATTGAAGAGAGGTCTACTGTGAAACCTCTCCGCTTACTTTATTCATCCATTCTGTTAATTTCTCAGGTTCATCTGTCGCTTCGTAGGTTGATGCTACTTTTCCATCTTTTAAATAAACCATTGTCGGAACTGAGTCAATGTCCATTTTCTTTAAAAACGCGACCATCTCGTCACGGCTTTTTTCGGATGCTTTGTCCGTATTATAATAGGCCATTGGTTGCTCTAATTGTCTTGTCTCTAATTCTTTTTTCAAAATCGGTTGAAACGCTTGGCAATCTTCACACGTAGGGCGACCCACATAAATAACACCAGTGTACTTCTCTTTCATTTTTTGTTTAAACGTATTTGTGGAGATAGTTTGTAAAAAGGTGGAGCTTTCTTTTTCTGTATTTGCGGCCTTATCTTCCGCTTCTTTTTTATTATCACCGCATGCGCTAAGTGTTAGCACTACTGTAATGATTGCTAAAAA from the Listeria seeligeri serovar 1/2b str. SLCC3954 genome contains:
- the panC gene encoding pantoate--beta-alanine ligase → MQIIRNRQTLIDAITEQKKSNKTIGFVPTMGFLHEGHMTLVSHARKENDCVVMSVFVNPTQFGPNEDFDAYPRDEAHDAKFAEAGGVDILFIPTVEEMYPAELATKLHVEKRVSVLDGADREGHFDGVVTVLTKLFHLVSPDNAYFGQKDAQQVAVVSGLVDDYFFPVNLRVIATVREQDGLAKSSRNVYLSELERKEAPVIHEALTLGRKLIEAGETNESKIIQQMTAKINEQTAHEKIAYLAIYSYPEFTPVTDWTKGIIIAAAVKYSKARLIDNELINVKRR
- the panB gene encoding 3-methyl-2-oxobutanoate hydroxymethyltransferase, which gives rise to MKRPVDFFAMKENGEKITMITAYDYPSAKNVEQAEADMILVGDSLGMVVLGYDSTVPVTVDDMIHHTKAVKRGAPNTFVVTDMPFMTYHGSVDETIQHARRIIQESGAHAVKLEGAKEVVNKIARLTEAGAPVVAHLGLTPQSVGLTGSYKVRAKSAEEAQELVENALAVEAAGAIALVLEAIPRQLAKRVTKALSIPTIGIGAGVDTDGQVLVYHDIIGYGINRRAKFVKAYADIDETIEPALSSYVKEVKEKTFPEVKHSFTMAEEDLKGLYGKE
- a CDS encoding thioredoxin family protein, with the translated sequence MKKMMFFLAIITVVLTLSACGDNKKEAEDKAANTEKESSTFLQTISTNTFKQKMKEKYTGVIYVGRPTCEDCQAFQPILKKELETRQLEQPMAYYNTDKASEKSRDEMVAFLKKMDIDSVPTMVYLKDGKVASTYEATDEPEKLTEWMNKVSGEVSQ